CAGCTGTGAAATACAAAGTTGTATGTAAAGTTGTTATGACATGTTATGTAGTGTAAATATATGTTAACTTGTGTGTATATTGTTATGTTGTGTAAAATTGTTTATATAACACTATGTTATTAAATGTTATGTTGCAGAAGAAATTAAAAGTCATGTAAAGTTGTATCTAGTGTATTATTTTAATCCTTATGTTTGTATGTAATTTTTAAGTCATGTAAGGTTATATCAGGAAATTCAATGTAATGTAAAGTTATGTTAGGTTACACAGACTATACCTGGTGCATAGTATAAGCAGTGAAACCAGTTCTCTTGGTGAGAAGTGAAGCAGCTCTTCCTGTAGGAGCAGTGAGGAGAACCTCTACAGGCTTTTCATCACGGTCACTACTTTCATCTTTTTTCTCCTTGTGAACATCTGAGAGCAGACCATTACTGGACCCCTGAGAGTCATTCTGAAAGTCCTCACAGGCCTTCAGCACCTCTTCTCTGTCACTTGTCTGTTGCTCCATGGCCGCCTTAAACACCAGGCTGACCACTGTGGTCTTCCCACAACCCCCCTTCCCACTGATCACAGTCACCGGGTTGGCGCACATCATTTCTGCTGCTCGTACTTGATCGGGGTCTAACTCTATAGTTGAGGGATCAATGTCAAAGTTAGTGGAGTCATTTGAGGAGTCTGAGTCTGAAGTTACACTTTCCTCCTTAATAGTGAGCTTTATAATTTCACAGGACTGAGAAGAATCACATGTTGTAATTGCTCCATTTTGGTGGACCACGCTTGAAGTACCAGGCTGAGGAAACGCCAGATCCATCTGCTCAACCTTAACCTCCTGAACAATGTCATTTTGTGCTTCTGAGACTGACGTTTTTGCATCAGCCTTAGATTTCTTAGAAAGAGTCATACTGTGGTTTTCCAGGGCCTTCGCCCTTAATCTATCCAGTTGAGCTTCGCGAAGAACCTCTCTCACATCCAAGTGGATCTTCCAGGGGTCTCCCTCAACAAGGCCTCTCAAGCATTCGGCAATGCCTTTCTCGTAGCCGAAGAGGTTCCGAAGTGCCACCCTGTCACCTTCTCTTTTAAGCACCCCCTGCTCCACAAGGAAACTTAAAGCTTCCCAGGTGCCCAGATGTCCCGTCTCATTCGATATATTCTTCTCCAGCAGCTCCCGGTCAGCGTATGTGCTACCAGTGGCTCTGCAGTGTCTTTTCAGTTCTGTATACAACAGCAAGGCATTACGTTGCAGCACAGGGATACTCAAAAATAAATGACAGAGCTTGAAGGCCTCCGTTTGTGCTTCACATCGGACCAGATGTAATTCTTTAAACATGATCTgttgaaaaatattaatattaaacactaaaaaaaacaatgcaggAAATAAAGTAAGCTTACGATTTCAAACCAAACCATCAGAGTAGTCATCTTACATAATTGAAGCCCAGCTTCCATACATCAGTTTTAATGAGCTCCTCAAGTTTGGTCAATACATTTGTATCGCTCCCTTCTGTAGTAGTATAATCATCTCGCTCGGAAGTTTCTGGCATTTGTTCCATCCTTCCTTTGTTTATTATGTCCATAAACTGGCCTGGCAGCAATGTCGGTAAGTATTTCATGATTTCAGGGTACAAGCTGGCAACTCGAATGTGTGTCCAAGCCGCTGTTTTGATTAAAGTACATAGACATGATTATGATATCAGTAtcactttttcatatttattatacatGCAGAAGTGTCTATTTAAGGTTCAGGCATCAGATTAAGCTCTAGAAAGTTACTTCAGGTCTGGTTGTCCCCAGGGTCTTCTGTGTCTTTGTTTTACGACAAAACATGTTTTGAATTTTTGCTAAATGTAATAATTCGTCTAAAAATCACTTCACGTGTTTCATACAAATTATATAAGCAAACATGATATACATTTCCAACCTGAGCGATTGACATTTGACTTGAGCTGTTTAGCCACAGCTTTATTCTCAGGAGATGAATCTTCAAAATCCTGCAGGACGTCCAGCACATTGCCAAGCTCCACACGTCTGTCGTTGGGCAACCACTccataaaaaagttaacaaagtCAGGTTCTGCCTCACATGCTTTAAGAAAGAGAGACACAAGTGACCGGCCCTCTGTTCCCAGATCAGTGCGGAGTCTGTAGGAGGGGAAGCCTCTAACAAAATTTTTGTGCCGGCCTTGGCGAATTGTACAGGTGACCTCCCACCAGGGGTCATGGAGGGGAAAACGGCCATCAATCTGATACATCTTATTACCGGCCATGAATGGAACTGCAAAAGAAAATGATAATACATGCATGAGGCATTTTAGTCCCTAAACAaagaatatatgtatatacacaaaaataatacaagtgagttcatttaaaaataagcTTCATTATCTTCAAGAAGtgagaaaatgaaaagttgattTTAACAGAATTTAGACATAATGTTGACTGTACTAAACGCTTTTTTATAGCAACATTATCTGTAATAAGATTAATTTTAACAGTGAAAACTGTAAACAGGCGACTTTGTAACTAAATAACCTTTACATATGATTGTTTTCTTGTAACAGGTAGACTGTAACAAAGGATACCTGTAACaaagtaaataataaacaaatctaTCACTACTTGCTGGTCAGTGATGTGCCATGCTTGTTTCAGTGTTCACAGGTTACTCAAAATATAAAGGTTTACagctctgaaataaaataattctacAATATAAGAAATTACAATAACAATTTACATTAAGCAAACATGGCTGAAAGTGATAAAATGTCATACAAGATAAACAGTACACGGGAAAAGGCATtatcaaaaacaaaatacaaagagTATAACATTTATGTTTTATGGTTAATACTTTTGCCCCCAATTTAACACATAAAAAACGTCCATATGTAAACATTGATACTTTGTTTTCttattacaatgaaacaatagAAACACGGTTTCTATATGTTACCTGCAACCGTGTAAAACGTAAACATGGTTAACGTTACGTGACTAgcaatgtaaacaataaaaaaatattttgtgtattatCTATCCACAGCTATGTTTACTTGTTAAAacggtttattttttttatttttattttttgatcatttAACAATTAAACAACCAAAGGATAACAAATGTTTGTTGTGTTGTTTTACCTTCTTTTGACGCTACCACGGAAGATTTAAACATGTTTCCCCCAGATGAAACAGAATCCATCTCTTTCATGTCCAGAAACTCGGGCTGTGtttcctcttcttcatcttcactttCAGAAACATCTTCTTGGTTTGACTGTACAGCGTGTCGTTCGGGTAAAATGTAACCAGTTATGGTTTTTAGTCCAGCGGTGGGACTTTGCAGCGCCATGTATGAAGATTTCGACAGTTCGCGGTTCatttcttgactcgtgaatgtaAACTCAGTGTAAACTGTCAAGATTGGCGCATtacgccaaaataaaagtccgatCAGTTTATTTGCAGCTTCCTGTCAATGGATTCACTAAATAagtcaaaaataaacaaaactat
The DNA window shown above is from Carassius carassius chromosome 26, fCarCar2.1, whole genome shotgun sequence and carries:
- the helb gene encoding DNA helicase B — translated: MNRELSKSSYMALQSPTAGLKTITGYILPERHAVQSNQEDVSESEDEEEETQPEFLDMKEMDSVSSGGNMFKSSVVASKEVPFMAGNKMYQIDGRFPLHDPWWEVTCTIRQGRHKNFVRGFPSYRLRTDLGTEGRSLVSLFLKACEAEPDFVNFFMEWLPNDRRVELGNVLDVLQDFEDSSPENKAVAKQLKSNVNRSAAWTHIRVASLYPEIMKYLPTLLPGQFMDIINKGRMEQMPETSERDDYTTTEGSDTNVLTKLEELIKTDVWKLGFNYIMFKELHLVRCEAQTEAFKLCHLFLSIPVLQRNALLLYTELKRHCRATGSTYADRELLEKNISNETGHLGTWEALSFLVEQGVLKREGDRVALRNLFGYEKGIAECLRGLVEGDPWKIHLDVREVLREAQLDRLRAKALENHSMTLSKKSKADAKTSVSEAQNDIVQEVKVEQMDLAFPQPGTSSVVHQNGAITTCDSSQSCEIIKLTIKEESVTSDSDSSNDSTNFDIDPSTIELDPDQVRAAEMMCANPVTVISGKGGCGKTTVVSLVFKAAMEQQTSDREEVLKACEDFQNDSQGSSNGLLSDVHKEKKDESSDRDEKPVEVLLTAPTGRAASLLTKRTGFTAYTMHQVLWSFMNTKKDGSGNPAAWKFSKVRVLVVDEGSLVSVQILHSILSMLTKHAELQKFILLGDVRQLPSIEPGNTLYDLFTGLRKVRWAIEMRTNHRSESELIVKNAGVISEMGIKRHYSPLEFDATVNMMRPSKVPSDKRFIFVQICGENDRFDLQDAITFLLQEGPGLEDHKLSQFVAFRRKDCELINELCCKHYSNHITRTSKNKMNFQPKDKVCCTKNGYVTDHEKKNEVVTSFDTARAEQNSARSSHDDAGNQTQNKQTKEKKKRLCNGEIFFIEADVTKEDEENGRKIMRYLTLDDDNGCVVTCSYRELQRECKLRHAWARTIHTFQGSEAETIVYVLGDSTAQNWQHVYTAVTRGQKRVYVVGREGDLEEAIKRWIIPRNTRLCRFVTNVVSQQGPEVLLTQSAFSQTQIETPVNHGFGPSQSTPVASQTPSRHHSKLSRPSFVHHLYEDENERSYQTSNDICLQDDVAFTQTYSWSPMDSCDEPSKVHNENAFELSNHVDNAPLLEEVSSPSNECSRGSKRVIPLDICSTPTKQPKQTTSEESPLGSSRLKLLSITSPSPKSGRQLFPDNSCSHRKQP